Within the Thalassophryne amazonica chromosome 19, fThaAma1.1, whole genome shotgun sequence genome, the region CATGTTTTTGATGTTTTGTGTCAACACTGAGCTATTCcattttctctgttattttctcaTGGTTCAAGTTCGTCATCATCCAGCCACATCTGTAAATTCAACCAATCAGCTTCCTTCCATGACCACCACAATAACACAGTCTTAAGATTGGGAAGGGTCACACGTCATCCCAACAAAAAGCCATTGCATCATTTAAGTATGCATAATTCTTAATTTCTGTGTCAGCCAAATATGATGCTGACAGACTGTTTCTGTGGTGTACATTTGCCTTTGGCCAACACCCATTTCATGCAAGCACAGAACAGAGTCAGAATCAGAACACACAAGACCTCACAGTAAGAATCGAGCAGAATATGGTTATCCCATCAAAATTAATTTGTGCAAAACCTCCACCTGCAACAGTGCCATCAAAGGTCATCCACTATCCTGTCagcagtcatatatatatatatatatatatatatatatatatatatatatatatatatatatatatatatctgtattACACCTCTGAAAATGGTATCACCCTGTACACTTAACAGCTGCCTGAGCCACCTTCAGCAACAACTGCAAGTTGTCCTTACATCAGTGTGGTGGAATTTTGGCCTTTTTTATTGCAGTACTGCTTTAGTTGTGTCACACTGAGTGATCTGTTCAGGATCCTGCCACCACATCCCAGTGGATGCAGCCTTCATGTTCTTATACTAAGAATAGTATTCAACTCATGTTCCAATAAATTCCTCATAGTGGTACAAACCTGCTGTCCTTCATTGTCCTTCATTATTTTGGGACTTCCTGGAGGAGCCATCACTGTACTCTTGGAGAAATTTTGGGAGGTCAgactttctctcttttttttttttgagtgggtcCCTGTTTGTTTAAATGTTGTGGTTCTCACTGTAGTTCTTTGGAGTCCCAGACCCTTAGAAATGGCTTTGTCACTCTCGATAAACTGATGTATTTCAATCTCCTTCATCTATTCTGGAATTTCTTTTGACATTTGGCATATGTGTTGAAAGGAGAGACCTTTCAGGCAACTGCACACTGCTGAGTTAGTTCTATTTAACTGATGActgttatttttaatttgtatATTGTTATGTTTTTAAATCTACTTATTGCtgcattgtatttattatttaattggATATGTGTCTCCTCCATCGTGAATCTAATTATGAATTCAGTTTATTAGATTTGTGGATTTAACATCTAAGGAGGGTCAATGCTTTCTCAAACAACATGACCTGGCACTGGGTAACGTACACTGTAATTACTTTTAAAAAAGTGTTCTGTATTGAGTcaggctggttttgttttgtgttcaaTTTTGTTTGAATATTTGAAAGAATTtagtgtaaatggtaaatggactgcatttatatagcgcttttccatctgcatcagacactcaaagcgctttacaattatgcctcacattcacctcgatgtcagggctcactacacaacgggagcaataggggattaaaggccttgcccaagggcccttagtgattttccagtcagatggggatttgaacccatgatcttctggactcaaccccaacaccttaaccactagaccatcacctccccttactgtacaatataaaaaaatataaaagtgctttTTTACTtaattctattattattattattattattgcttttggCTGCCCTGATTGTTTAAGGGGTGTCTGGAGACCTTGGAGCCACATGACCTCAGTACCAGTGGTACCAATACAATTTCGGAACCCCTATGATCTCTGTAGCACATGTATTAACATCATATGTTTTGGTCCGTATCTTCATTAATTTGTCCCATCGTGCTATTTTGTTAAATGTGTTCTTCACTTAATTCTCTTCAAGAATCATATATTGAATTTTATCGACAGCACACCGAAAAGTTAAATAgtcctgaaaatagtgaatgttACCATGTAGACAGCATGAACGCTACACTGACTACAGGAATTATGTGAGGAACACATAAAAAGAAAAttaacaggatgggacaaatattAATGAAGATATGGACCAAAACATATGACGTTAACACGTGGTACTGAGATCGTAGGGGTTCCGAGATCATCTCCCGAGGTTGCGTGATTCTGAGGTCTCTAGAAATCGTTCAGGGCATCCACAGTGGAAGTAGTGAAGATCTGCCCTGGGATTTGGAATAGGGTTTACACAGGATACTGTTTCTGACGCAGCTCCAGTTTTACATGGAGAAACTCACAGACGGTCGACCAGCTGAGTACTAATCAGGATCTTGTGCTGCTGCAGCACTGAGACCTGACAGGAACAGGTGTGATCAGAGATGTGTGGTGTCTgcgtattattatcatcatcatcatcatgtggccctgcaatacactggcatcctgtccagggtgtaacccgcCTCACGCCCTCTGACCACTGGAACAGGATCCGGCCCCCCAtttcccttaattggagtaagcaggtatagaggatggatggatcattattaatattataattCCTGAATGAAATGCCATTACCTGTGTTTCAGATAAACTTAGGCTGTTTGCGAGCTGTTTCCTCTCGGCTCCGACAACATAGTGATTCTTCTCAAAAGCTCTTTCCAGACGGAGGAGCTGAGAAGGAGAAAAGGCAGTCCGGATGCGTTTGGGTTTTCTTGCGAACGGACCGTGGAGGAGAAGGCTGTCCTGTGAAACATCGTTCcctgaaaacacaaacacagtcaaATGAGACCAGCTTTCAACAACCTACGTAATAACGAGAACAATAACGAAGAAAATAACAATAATTATAACAATTATGATCAAAAATACAAATTGCAATTGTTactataataaataattatatcAACATGATAGTAATAATTAAGAAAACAACAGTAATTATAACAATTATAAAAAATACTAATTTCAATTGTTATTActataataaattattaaatcaACATGATAGTAATAATGAAGAACATAACAGTAATTAGCAGTAATAATGAACGTTGAATCACTGCTCAATTCACAGAAGCTGCTACCCTCAGGTACCTCACTGACCACATTCTACTGTCCACTGTATTTATATATTTCTATTTTATATTCTTACTGTTATGATCGCTCTTGTGCATAACAaagactgttcttactgttttttttatttatttattttattatatttttatttttactctgTTGTCTGTGATTGAATTCTCAATAAGTCTGTGTATGCATTGCATAATTATTTACAAATAATCTTGACTTGATAATATTGATAATAACATTAACAATATTaccaattattattattcatagtaCTAGGAGTAGCAgtggtattattatttttttgttcttaTACTCATAACTGTTAGAATAACAAATtgccaataacaataataattgtaacaattattattaatattattactaaTACAAATAATTGTTAATATTCATAGTAATAACGATAAAAACAGTTACAATTATTATTGTTagtagtattaataataataacgataATGAGAACAGAAGAATTTTATTTCAGTCTCACTAATAATATTTGTTTTCATTCTTAGTGCTGTTTTGCATCTTATAGAACTTTTATTTCGGGGGGGAGAAAAATCTACATATTACAAAGCTAGTAGCTAgattagtattattattgttgtgatTTGTTAATGTTGTTTTGTGATTATGGTTAATAATAAaatgactattattattattataacataagtactaataacaataataattgtaACAAATAGTAGTTGTGCTAGTAGCAGCAGTAattttaacaacaataataatcataacaacAATAACGACTGCATTTCAATTAAGTTTTTTCCATCTTGCACAAATGATACTCGTTCTTATTCTCAGTAATTTCGCATCACATAGAACTTTtactttgaaaaaaatatgaaGTATTTTCTTTTGAAATTATTTTAGCGTTCATGCAAAAGAATGAAGTTAATTCAAATGTAAAAGGATAAAGATGGTGCTGCTGTGTTCTGTGCGCCTGATTTCTTTTGCATGTGTGCGTAAACCGGGTTCCAGCGGCGGAGAAAAGACATAATAAACCATTATttaataaatatacatatataaaaaaaacagctgtagaaGGATAATAACACATATATAATTTCTGTATTATTTCTAATAGACTGAGCATTTCTTTGAGAGCGCGTTTTTAATCTGTACAATGTAAAGGATGAAAATATTCCAGTGGAGATATGAGGCCGAGTTTTATCCATCCTGACGTCATTGCGCGCGTGATAATTTCATTAAATGTCCAAGTCTTTTGAATGTGCTTCAGTGGAAATTAATTCTgccttattaatttattttttcaggtTTGAGAGAAACGCTATTAAAGATCATTCCTGCCGTGTGATATgattcatttttttaatgtttttgatgTATCAACTAAGGTATTAATGTAAACTATTTTTATTTAATAGTGTTGAATAGTTCAGAATAAAACATGTATTGTTTTACAACTCGTTGAGTGGATCATTTTGAAGGGGAACATGCGCTTGGAGTTTATCCAGAGGTGATGAAGCCTGCAGGTTGCCTTCAAATCCTCTCCTTCCGTTCGGCTCCGCATTTTGCTCAAATTTGTTCGCTGGGTGACAAATCTGAATGCTTAATGACTTTAAACGAACGTGTCGCCGGGGGCCACTGTTACTCATTTAAAATGAACATCTTATCTTCTCCTGGCTGTGGTTTGACGGTCGATTTCTCATTTCAATTTGGAAAAAGAATGAATgtagtttttgtttatttatttatttattcacgtcatttcatgtcatttttgtGCGTACATGTTTAAAGTTTAATCTCCGTCGTGGTTGTTTCAAAACGATTAAaacgagatttaaaaaaaaaatctgaaagctgctttatttcttttttttttaactgatattttattttattttgaattctGCAGCATTTCTTCACATGCGTGATGTTTGCGCACATTTTGCGCTAATCATTTGCGCACACACACCTCTGTAAATATTCAACTGGACGAACTGGTCCGAaactctttatttatttttttaccttgAAATCTGTGTCCGAAAAACCTGTTCCGTAGGACCCACGGGTAGAAGTTGAGCGGGTCTCGGTGCTGCGTCCCGAAGAAGTGAGGATGCTGCAGGTGGGAGCCGCCGAACTGAGGACCCACGGTCAGGGACGGGTGGGTCACCGTCTCTGGGAACACCAGGTCCGGACTGTGGTACAGTGACCGGGCCGGCTGGTTCTGGTACGTGTTCACTAAAACGTCTGTGGTCGGGTTGGAGTAAGGTAAAGCCGTCGGCCGGAGCGGATCCTCCGCGGGCAGAGGGGTTTCTTTGGCCACGAGGGACTCTATGGTGAAACAGCGCTTTCCTGCGGACGAAAAcatcattttgaggaaaaactcgACGAAACAGATATTGGAAAATGTCGCTGTGTGGTTGTCCGTGCTGCTGTCCGCGTCTTTACAGGTACATGACGCTCGTCCGGCAGCGCCGCGGAGCGCTGATCCGTGCACGCTGTGCGTGTGCGCACTCTGGAGGATCCCGGTGCGCAAAAGCACCACCAACCTTCCACGTACGCGCACGATCTGACgctgcagacaaaaaaaaagaaaaaagccgaTTGGACGAGAGCACCTGCTCATTTTGCGTAAGTACCTGCTGCCTGACAGGAGAccgcgcgtttttttttttttgttgttttttttttacttacaggcTTCGCCAATTAGCGCGTCATTTCCATCTGCAATCAGTGCGGAATAAAAGCCATCAGCTTGTTTTAAGCGCAAGTCTTTGTTTTCCAGATTCATGGAAATTTTGCTCGAGcaacaaagtgttttttttactgctatttttgtatttaaatttaTCGAATATTTTCCACGGTTTAATGCCCcattaataaaaacatatataataATTATTTGTAAAAATCATGCGACAAGttccatttcattcattcattcattcattggttCTGCTCTTTGACCCAAAACTTTTCAGGCAGATCAGATTTCTGCCAAAATAACGCAACAATAAATGTACTGATACAAACATGAtgtcaaagtaaaaacaaataaacaaacaaacaaacaaaccagaatTGGttccaataaaataaaacatgcaataataataataataataataataataataatacgctGCCTCTGTTAGTACTGctactattactattactacaaacaataataacaacagacTGGCTGACATGCCATGGGATACAGACCTCATACCACTGCTGGGATAGGACCCCCGCTTAAGTGGCGTAATCGGGTACAGAATATGGATGGATAATATAAATCATTAGGTCAGCACCACATAACTTGTATTTTAATTCTTGACTTTTtttcaaaatgaagtaaattattttttccctcctacaccccataatgacaacatgaaaaagtataTACATATTTTTCTgcaatttgtaaaaaataaaaaaactatgaaatcacatgtacataagcattcacaccctttgctcaatactttgttgatacacctttgcaaaaatctcaaaactttttttttcacattgtcattatggggtgttgggagtagaattttgatgaaaaaaaaataatttactccattttggaataaggctgtaacaaaacaaaatgtggaaaaagtgaagtgctgtgaatactttctggatgcaccgtattatAAAGGGAACTActactacacagtaaaatcaccagtataaaactaatactgacagtgttgaattaacactgccagtgttagttttattactactactatgactactactactactgctgctgctaataataataataataataataataataataataataatatgatttTCCTGCAGTACTGGGGAGTTGGTGGCGTATTTATGTTGCACGTTGGACTGAGATGTCAGTGATTCTCTTCCCGATTGCCTCCaagctcccaactggcactttgAACAGATGTGccgggaggagtgagagacacgtgccgtgggcccttctggaaacgtTAAATAAGAACCTCTTCCTCATCTCGACACGACATTGTTTTTCGTCTCAAAGTAACTCGTGCAGCATTGGGAGCAAAGCGCGTCCCTGTGCGCCTACAGCTTCCAGCGCGCCCTGACCAGTTTAATGATTACCCTAATAACGCTCGTTTGTGTGCAGGCAGCATTAGAAAATCATTAGCGACGGAAATTATGAGGCAAACAAGGTAGATGAAGCGTTTAGCGCGACTAAAGACGCCTGTGTGTGTGAGGCGGATGTCTGCGCAAAAAAACTCTATGTATTTAATCCAAAACGAAACTCTGGTATAATTTACCTTTTGTTCTCGGCTGTCAATGAGGTTTTTAATTTTGACGTAAATTACGACGTGTGGAAAAGCATCCAAAATGATTTTTTAGACGCAGTGCATTCGAGACTGTAGAGTTTAATGATGAACCGTGTGCGTTTTTTACGCACTGACCGCGATCACTGTCTTGGTTTGGCCGCTTAACAGTAAATACATTTCCAAATCAGCACATTGACCAAATCAAACCAGGCAGCTGTGCGCCCCCCGGAGGAAGCTACAACAAGGCACCAACGTCACATTTTTTATCCATAGAAATAGTATTTATAAACACGGAACATGTTTATGACTGGAGTTTCTGTTTATTATGATAGGGGAGAGCAGGACTAGTTGTAACGCTGGAGGCCAGGAAGACCAAACATATCAGATTATGTGTgttagagcagtgattctcaaccggggtggtgggtatttttcatattcgcgattaccatgaattatttgttttatccacaaagcataaaacgactcagaatctgatgtcaaacgtgctgcagcctcgctctcgtcttaaggcgggacaataacaaggaggctgacagccgattaaaacagtgtcgtctccttcaaaagccgtctaaaatgcggagctgtcggtgtgtgtgtctgtgcctgtgtgcgcgcggcggagttaacaggctgcagactgcgagggagggggtgggtgagggagtttcctgaatgcaggcgcgacacgttcagtgcgcagcgagcgcggagcagagagaggattttaacccgagtgaacgttaacaaaacggaaacgtgaagctgcctttacttctctctgaactttctctaaaggtgtgattctgccgttaccgtcctgttcacaccatgtgcgcgtcgtatgctgaatttatgagatcatgagatgaaataaatggtcaaatatctttaaaaacatatttaaaaaatgagaatatatgaatgaactgagccacacacacaaaaaaatgttcagacgcagagaccacaaaaagcaggtgagaactctgaactttaacagctgttattttccaaaggtatttatttgttcagtcttgagcttaatgcagtgtttaagcacaaaacgtgactgatgaggagaaacaatttcagaaatgcaacagaaacaaccacaattcagaaaaagttgggactgtatgtaaaatgaagataaaaataaaaatgttgcaccattcccagtttctccactcacagaagccaaacgttcttccagagttctgtaattatactacaatagtagaatataaagaagggaaaaaaagaaaaaaaaatagacaatatattcgtcaatcgcaattatttgtctgacaattaatcgtctccagaaatttctaatcgtgacagccctacttgagatcagagcgcaaaatgcttgaggatttttgaaatgcggtgttttctgtatcgattttctattgcgataattgggttttgcgcaaaaccagaggtaattgcattataatattattttggttggtggtgtgccgcaggattttgtaaatataaaaagggtgccgcggctcaaaaaaggttgaaaatcactgtgtTAGAGTACAAGATGAAATGTTGTTTTATCTCTGTCTATCTGACTTTTATTCTTCCCATCATATTTTTGTTATGTGACCTAAGAATATGATGGTTAGATTGTAGCCAACTCTGGTCATGCAAAAAGCCCACAATCCAGCCATCTAAAATGCAGCAAACCTGGAAGTGGAAAATCTTGCAGTTCTTAAaatgaccacttgaggctggctccaaatggGAGTTACTTTGCATTAAAGCCCATGTTAAAACATCCAGCTTCAGAGGAGAGAAAAAGACATCTACctggaacaaaaaacaaaaagaaaagaaaaggtttTGATCTCTATAGTTAGTTTTCCCATGACACCCGTGAATTTGTTTAATAACCCAGTAATAACAGTTTATATATTTAAAGCCATataattagtaagtcccttcggctgtaaccttgttttgcacttggggtagCAAATCCAAGatagatctacatgttgaattgccGCAGTTTTttaacgctggatgcccttcctgatgcaattccacaatGGCATTTAAAGCTGTAAAATTGGCTAGCTAAAATGAACTAGATAAGCTAGCTGTTGTGGACAAACCTTGCTTAtcctttttgagcattttgaTATAGACAAattccatcaacaaaaaaaatTAGCAGGAGCAGATCCGAGAGTGGGGATGGGGTTCATggaccaaaataaaaaatataaatcccTGCAAAATGCTGTTTCTCATCACCTTACTTGTTCACAAatccccctcccccccaacaAAATCCTGAATCTGCCCCTGTTCAGTGTTACTgagtttgtatgttagcactgttagcaggtgATGCTAGTGCCTCTGTTACTCcacagttactgaggcaataaagtattcataatttttaatacctgcaTCCAAAGCCACCTGTCATGAAAACCACTGTctagtttacaaaaaaaaaaaaaagctttagctGAGAAACAAGATCAAGATCAACTATTTGAAGAATAAAGCAAAATCTGAGTATTATAAAGATAAGGTGGAGGAGTATAAAAATCAACCAAAAAACTGTGGAAGAGCCCAAAGTATTGGGCTCTTCcacagtttgaagaggatttgcaaatcattgtattctgttttatttacattttacacaacatcccaacttcattggaattggggttgtagaatggtGCAGATCCTACCTTGATGGAAGGTTGCAGACTGTAGATATAGGGGGCACCCTATCTACACCTGCTATGGTTACCTGTGAGATGCAACAGGGCTCTATCCTGGGACCACTTCTCTTTCTCATACATGTGAATGATATGCCCTCAGCAGTTTCGCTGCAAACTGTTGTTGTATGCTGATGACTCTGCTTTATTACTAACTGGTAAAAAATGTGGCAGCTATTCAGCAAACCCTGTCTTCTGAACTTGAGTCAGTTAGAGAGTGGTTAATTGACAACAAACTGTCTCTCCATCTTGGTAAAACAAAATCGATCCTGTCCGGATTCAAAAAACAACTCCTGGTAAATGACACTGTTGACGTATTATGTGCTGGCAACAAAATTGTCAATAAATCCTGTGTAAAATACATTGGCCTGGACTTAGACCAGGCCCTATCTGGTGATTTGATAGCTGATAAAGTAATCAGCAAATCCAATGCAAAATTAAAGTTCTTATATAGACAGGCCAAAGCTTTGGATCAACATACAAAAAAACTTCTTACATCAGCCCTAATACAGTTTCATATGGATTATGCCAGTTCTGCTTGGTATGATGGCCTGACAGATTATGCAGAACAAAATTATACGTTTCTTCCTCTCTGCTCATCCTTGGACCCATATAGGTACAGCTGAATTTAGACAGCTCAGTATGTTGCCAGTGGAGCTTAGAGTTCAACAGTTAAAACTTAATCATATGTTTAACATCATAAATAACCAATCCCCTCATTATCTGTCCTCTTCTTTCAATTTCACAGCCGATCAACATAGCATGAACACACGGTCCAACAACTTGTCTCTAGTCATTCCCCATATTAAATCCTTTCGTGCTTCTAGTTTTATGTTGACCGGTGCTAAGCTTTTTAACAGTCTACCTAGTCAAATCAGAGTCTGTGATTCAAAGTCCTTATTTAAACACGGTCACGTTTGTCTTTGTTTGCTTGTCATGTTGATGTGTGTTTTATTTCctgttgggccacaatggaaacaagcactttatgcttttttgtgttaccctgtatatttatgtatccatgtttatttaatacatttttatactgtattatcttacacatgtttacattttatatgaataaaaatcaatcaatcaatcagctcTACAGGTTAAGGTCCCACTTCAAATAGTGTATAATCACATCTATCGTAGTGTTAAATTAACTTCAGAATGGCCAAATGTACTCAGTGCATGAGTGAAACAGATGGATATTCCTCTAGTGGCCAAAGAAGAAGAGCTGGGAGAagtttacaaccctaattccaatgaagttgggatgttgtgtgaaatgtaaataaaaacagaatacaatgatttgcaaatcctcttcaacctatattcaattgaatacagcacaaagacaagatatttaatgttcaaactgataaactttattgtttttgtgcaaatatttgctcattttgaaatggatacctgcaacacgtttcaaaaaagctgggacagtggtatgtttaccactgtggtaccatcacctttccttgtaacaacactcaataagagtttgggaagtgaggacactaattgttgaagctttgtaggtggaactcTTTCCTattgttgcttgatgtacaacatcagttgttcaatagtccagggtctccgttgtcgtattttgcgcttcatgatgcgccacacattttcaatgggcgacaggtctggactgcaggccagtctagtactcgtactcttttactatgaagccacgctgttgtaacacgtgcagaatgtggcttggcattgtcttgctgaaataagcaggaacgtccctgaaaaagatgttacttggatggcagcatgtgttggtccaaaacctggatgtatctatCAGTcggtgccattacagatgtgtaagttgcccatgccatgggcactaacacacccccataccatcaaagatgcaggcttttgaactttgcactggtaacaatctgtatagtctttttcctcttttgtccggaggccacgacatccatgatttccaaaaacaatttgaaatgtggactcgtcagaccacagcacacttttccactttgcgtctgcccatttcgaatgagctcaggcccacagAAGAAGTGGCAGCATTTctttatgttgttgatgtatggctttcactttgcatggtagagttttaacttgcacttgtagatgtagcgatgaactgtgttaactgacaatggttttcagaagtgttcctgagcccatgcagtgagatcctttatacaatgtcaatttttaatgcagtggtgcctgagggattgaaggtcacaggcattcaatgttggttttcggccttgctccttacatgtcaatcaatcaatcaattttttttttatatagcgccaaatcacaacaaacagttgccccaaggcgctttagctTTTtctacttacatgtagaaagttctccagattctctgaatcttctgattatattatggactgtagatgatggaatccctaaattccttgcaattggactttgagaaacattgttcttaaactgttggactattttttcatgcagttgttcacaaagtggtgatcctcaccccatctttgcttgtgaatggctgagccttttggggatgctccttttatacccaatcatggcactcacctgtttccaattaggtgttctttgagcattcatcaactttcccagtcttttgttgccctgtcccaactttattgaaatgtgctgcaagcatccatttcaaaatgagaaaatatttgcacaaaaacaacaaagtttattagtttgaacattaaatatcttgtctttgtggtgtattcaattgaatataggttgaagaggatttgcaaatcattgtattctggttttatttacattttacacagtgtcccaacttcattggaactggcctTGTAAATTCTTTCTGCTAAAAGATGGAttctgaaacttttttttttttgtcctttgcatttttagtttaaagctgtacagccttttggCTTTTAAGATTCAAgccaataaaaataattttctttggcaccactataatttgatCCCTTAGCATTTAAATTAGGGATTTATAATAAAAttccattaaaataaaaaattgtgcTGTCTAGAAATACGTAATTTAAAATTTCGACCTGATTCTAACCAGATAAtacatctgaagtgatttacaaggcatCTTATGTATGTATCATCTTATGTATTTTATCTATGTTAGTGTGCATGCCCTGGaatcaagcaagtgggtcagtTC harbors:
- the emx1 gene encoding homeobox protein EMX1, translating into MMFSSAGKRCFTIESLVAKETPLPAEDPLRPTALPYSNPTTDVLVNTYQNQPARSLYHSPDLVFPETVTHPSLTVGPQFGGSHLQHPHFFGTQHRDPLNFYPWVLRNRFFGHRFQGNDVSQDSLLLHGPFARKPKRIRTAFSPSQLLRLERAFEKNHYVVGAERKQLANSLSLSETQVKVWFQNRRTKYKRQKLEEEGPDSQQKKKGNHHINRWRIATKQTSSEDIDVTSED